One window of the Methylovirgula sp. HY1 genome contains the following:
- a CDS encoding DUF4337 family protein, with product MSDASPTEHFEHVEHARHAAHSGDSFLALVSMTIAILAVLAASVGSLETIETAATINAKNDAVLLQNKATDTWNFFQAKSIKKNMYQIAAGLGSGPTDTFKSQAKRYGTDQKELQKKGQSLEHQTEAKLFESEHHEHRHHVLTVSVTLLHVAIAIATLAIIMRGARWPWYSALALGCAGLIGAVVAYF from the coding sequence ATGTCCGACGCCTCCCCGACCGAACATTTCGAACATGTTGAACATGCCCGGCATGCCGCCCATTCCGGCGATTCCTTTCTCGCCTTGGTTTCGATGACGATTGCAATCCTCGCGGTCCTTGCCGCGAGCGTCGGCAGCCTGGAAACGATCGAGACCGCCGCCACGATCAACGCCAAGAACGATGCCGTTCTTTTGCAGAACAAAGCGACCGATACCTGGAATTTCTTCCAGGCGAAAAGCATCAAAAAGAACATGTACCAGATCGCGGCAGGCCTAGGCAGCGGCCCGACCGACACGTTCAAGAGCCAGGCAAAACGCTACGGCACCGACCAAAAAGAACTGCAGAAAAAAGGCCAATCTCTCGAGCATCAGACCGAAGCTAAACTTTTCGAAAGCGAACACCATGAGCATCGTCATCATGTGCTGACGGTTTCGGTTACGCTATTACATGTCGCCATCGCGATCGCGACGCTCGCGATCATCATGCGAGGCGCGCGCTGGCCTTGGTATAGCGCGTTGGCGCTCGGCTGCGCCGGACTCATCGGCGCGGTCGTGGCCTATTTTTAA
- a CDS encoding EcsC family protein: protein MSLIPVTTARTHDMPEAVMTEADRVLLRQAVNYLEHRSLATRLSLLLGRQMNLIGKILPAHFAGVVDRAAEAAIRAGLSAAVHSINAKARHDRRRWHKTAATLSGAVGGAFGLASLPIELPISTLLMLRSIAAIGHAEGEDLATPAAAFACLQVFALGGGRADDQNAQNDSSVRTESSYFAVRAVLAQSVSEAARFVVERGAAEEAAPVILRFVSQIATRFGLVVSQKVAAQAVPIIGAAGGAAINYAFIDHFQTVARGHFTVRRLERIYGPALVRAEYNALLQEASGAFA, encoded by the coding sequence ATGAGCCTTATACCCGTCACAACCGCCAGGACGCATGACATGCCGGAAGCGGTCATGACCGAAGCGGATCGGGTCTTGCTCCGCCAAGCCGTCAATTATCTCGAACATCGGAGCCTAGCGACGCGGCTTTCGCTGCTGCTCGGGCGGCAGATGAACCTCATCGGGAAAATATTGCCGGCGCATTTTGCCGGAGTTGTCGACCGCGCCGCAGAAGCTGCCATAAGAGCGGGCCTTTCTGCCGCGGTCCACAGCATAAACGCCAAAGCGAGACATGATCGGCGGCGCTGGCACAAGACGGCCGCGACCCTTTCCGGGGCGGTCGGCGGTGCCTTCGGCTTGGCGAGCCTGCCGATCGAACTGCCGATTTCGACGCTTTTGATGCTGCGCTCGATCGCCGCGATCGGCCACGCGGAAGGCGAGGATCTGGCGACGCCCGCCGCGGCCTTCGCCTGCCTGCAAGTTTTTGCGCTGGGCGGCGGCCGGGCCGACGATCAGAATGCCCAAAACGATTCCAGTGTGCGGACCGAAAGCAGCTATTTCGCCGTGCGTGCCGTCCTCGCCCAATCGGTCAGCGAGGCGGCACGTTTCGTCGTCGAGCGCGGCGCGGCCGAAGAAGCCGCCCCGGTGATCTTGCGCTTCGTCTCGCAGATCGCGACGCGCTTCGGCCTTGTCGTCTCGCAGAAAGTCGCGGCCCAAGCCGTGCCGATCATCGGCGCCGCGGGCGGCGCGGCGATCAATTACGCCTTCATCGATCATTTCCAGACGGTGGCGCGCGGCCATTTCACCGTGCGGCGGCTCGAACGCATCTATGGGCCCGCGCTGGTGCGGGCCGAATATAATGCCTTGCTGCAGGAGGCCAGCGGCGCGTTTGCCTGA
- a CDS encoding ROK family protein yields MRIGIDLGGTKIEAIALMPDGTILDRRRLPTPQGDYQGIMQTILDLVFGIERDCKVQGSIGIGTPGSLSPKTGLMRNSNSVVLNGKPFDRDLTQFLGRQVRIANDANCFALSEAVDGAASDAAHVFGVILGTGVGGGLVIDRAVVAGHNGIAGEWGHNPVPFAVDPDMPPRPCFCGRTNCIETFLSGGALAKDHQFRTGKLLSAEAIAESATEGDLEAGRSLEVYADRLAQALAVVINIVDPDAIVLGGGISNIARLYTALPPLLDRYVFADGVTTRILRAIHGDSSGVRGAAWLWPNGSD; encoded by the coding sequence ATGCGCATCGGTATCGACCTCGGCGGCACCAAGATCGAGGCGATCGCATTAATGCCCGACGGCACGATCCTCGATCGCCGCCGCCTTCCGACGCCGCAGGGCGATTATCAGGGAATCATGCAGACGATCTTGGATCTCGTCTTCGGCATCGAGCGCGACTGCAAGGTTCAGGGAAGCATTGGAATCGGTACGCCGGGCTCGCTGTCGCCGAAGACGGGTCTGATGCGAAATTCGAACAGTGTCGTTTTGAACGGCAAGCCGTTCGATCGCGACCTCACCCAATTTCTCGGCCGGCAGGTCCGTATCGCCAACGACGCCAATTGCTTTGCGCTTTCGGAAGCCGTCGATGGTGCGGCCAGCGATGCGGCGCATGTCTTCGGCGTTATTCTCGGCACGGGAGTGGGCGGCGGTCTCGTCATCGATCGCGCCGTGGTCGCCGGCCATAATGGGATTGCCGGCGAATGGGGACATAATCCCGTTCCGTTCGCCGTCGATCCCGATATGCCGCCGCGGCCTTGTTTCTGCGGCCGAACCAATTGCATCGAGACTTTTCTTTCGGGCGGCGCTCTCGCCAAGGATCACCAGTTTCGGACAGGCAAGCTGTTGAGCGCGGAGGCGATCGCTGAATCGGCCACAGAGGGCGATCTCGAAGCCGGTCGTTCTTTGGAGGTCTACGCGGATAGGCTCGCTCAGGCGCTTGCCGTGGTGATCAATATTGTCGATCCGGATGCCATCGTTCTCGGCGGCGGCATCTCGAATATTGCGCGACTTTATACGGCGCTGCCGCCGCTTCTCGACCGTTATGTTTTTGCCGATGGCGTAACCACCCGGATTTTGCGCGCGATACATGGCGATTCGAGCGGCGTGCGCGGCGCGGCCTGGCTATGGCCGAATGGGTCCGACTGA
- a CDS encoding helix-turn-helix domain-containing protein, with protein sequence MNNIAVGNAAFLPDPNSLLSPAIDFMPAEIAGRRAAVWRGMQAESVRILESQPFEYCFRAPYHLLVVTDRAARFEGETSVEGLPKSNLRDLSRKLTFVPAGSQFHGWAKPRLLSRITCIYIDPHGSLLDPELGFDRIAFKPQLFFFDRSLWETAQKLKAEIGENRGGDHFYAEALGGVLCHELMRLNGSDPAPARGETGGLAEWQKQRLVDYIQTCLDQPISIAAMAALVCLSPYHFARAFKRSFGVPPHRYHMMRRIEATKVLLGKTSVPVTEIALRFGFSETSSFTAGFRRLTGLSPSEYRRTLG encoded by the coding sequence ATGAACAATATTGCCGTGGGCAACGCCGCTTTCTTGCCGGACCCAAACTCTCTACTCTCACCTGCCATCGATTTCATGCCGGCGGAAATTGCCGGGCGCCGCGCTGCGGTTTGGCGGGGGATGCAGGCCGAGAGCGTCCGTATCCTCGAATCGCAGCCCTTCGAATATTGTTTCCGCGCGCCTTACCATCTCCTGGTCGTGACCGACCGGGCGGCCCGTTTCGAGGGCGAGACTTCGGTTGAAGGTCTGCCGAAATCCAATCTGCGCGATCTCAGCCGCAAGCTCACCTTCGTGCCGGCCGGCAGCCAGTTTCACGGTTGGGCAAAGCCGCGTCTGCTAAGTCGCATTACTTGTATCTACATCGACCCGCATGGGAGCTTGCTCGATCCCGAACTCGGCTTCGATCGCATCGCGTTCAAGCCGCAATTGTTCTTTTTCGATCGGTCCCTCTGGGAAACCGCGCAGAAGCTTAAAGCGGAAATCGGCGAAAACAGGGGTGGCGACCATTTCTATGCGGAGGCGCTCGGCGGCGTGCTTTGCCATGAGTTGATGCGGCTCAACGGCAGCGATCCTGCTCCGGCACGAGGCGAGACGGGAGGGCTTGCCGAATGGCAAAAGCAAAGGCTCGTCGATTATATTCAAACCTGTCTCGACCAGCCGATTTCGATCGCCGCCATGGCCGCGCTCGTCTGCCTCAGCCCTTATCATTTCGCCCGTGCCTTCAAGCGCTCCTTTGGCGTGCCGCCGCACCGCTATCACATGATGCGGCGAATCGAGGCGACCAAGGTCCTACTCGGCAAGACCTCTGTTCCGGTGACGGAGATCGCGTTGCGGTTCGGTTTCAGCGAGACGAGTTCGTTCACTGCCGGCTTTCGTAGACTGACCGGCCTGAGTCCGTCGGAATATCGGCGCACTTTGGGGTGA